In Diadema setosum chromosome 7, eeDiaSeto1, whole genome shotgun sequence, the DNA window AAATAAACTACCAACTATACGCTATCCACCGAACAACAAATAAACCCTGAAACGAATGCATTTGAACTTTGACCATGATTTCCTTTTATTCATTCAGTATAGGCTCATTTCCAATCGGGTTAGCATTGATCAAAAGCTCAGACTATCTTCGGGATTGTTACATGCATATTGCAGaattacataatatatttcCTCTCAGAGGGTTTcgtgtgtgaagataacacctGAAGTTACTAGTGGTGCTTTCTCACAAATAGACATGAATAGAAAGATGGTAATTAAGAATTACGTTAGCATAATATCACCCTGGTGATTTCAATCAAATCGTATGTCAGAAAAGACTTACaatatgtcatcatcattatctttcgATATGATTTATCTGGCCTCAATAAGATcagaaacatttttgaaataatgattgTGGCACCATTTACCCTCTGGATTTGGGCATCGATTTAAAACGATTAAATGCATGAACAGTTTAGTTTCAATGGAAATTATAAGCAGACTCACATCCCCGACAAGAAGAAGCCGATGGTTGTAACTATGCAAATCCACGATAAGATAGCAAGAGAATCCATGGTCGTCTACCCACGATATATCGTATGCGTGGTAATGAGAGGTAAGGACTGCAAAGAACAAGAACGACACCGCAGTGTACTCAAATGAATGGTGCAACCAGAGGTAGTGGCAAACGACACTCCTTTGCGATCACTGCTGAGAGGTTTCGATACGATAGTATATACATCACATCAGCAAACAGCAGTTTAACCTGCACGTCATACAAAACCGGACatgtaaataaaataaatctGTGTGATAAGGGGCTACGTTCATGAAAGAAACGTGATCACTTATTTGGAGCATGGTCTAAAGTCCAAAGTGTGAAACACTATCTTATCtatctgttttcattttttttcctcgtctTCTCTGATACTGCGGATATTTCTTTGGTGATCGCGTGCATGACAAGTTATTGTAAAAAGTCATAAATGAAAAGCTATAAATGATGACTGTAATGCTGAGTCATGGAAAAAGTTGTTTCTATGATACTGGGAATGACAGAGCTTCAGGAACACTGCAAAACGAGGAAGTCAAGGAAGACGAGAAGAAATACGATCTtcacaatttctttctttttctatttggGGAAGTGCTTCTAATTTCGATCCGAGTGATACTGTATTTGGGTTTAGAAGTGGTGACCTTTAGATATCTTAACCCAAATAACAGCCACATGAAAATGATAGAGCACAGTTTCCCCCTCTTACCCATCTGCAGGGCAATAAACCCGAAACAATTGCAGATAAAATTATTCTCGTTTTGTAACCAAATCAAGCGGGAAGGGAATTTCTGGCAAGACGATGTACATTCTTATTACACAGTCGATCCCCCTTCTGAATGgctctgacaaatttgtcacaaatggATGTTAGAATGGGCAATTTTGGGTGTTGATTTTAAGTTGCCTTCAATTCAAGTATTCACTCCCTCACCGTATATCTGCCTGCTAGAGTTAAACCCACAAGTAATGGTGGTTGTCGCTTTATTTCTTACAGGGATGGCATGGTATTAGTTGAGGTGACGATTcagttttgaagtttttgagagatacttagaaaccacttattcAAAAAGCGTAAAATTCTAAtgtgaattcaaagtttatttcatgaaaatttgttttgaaatggctgagatatcaaaacacaaagtaaaacaaagcaatcctaataaaagcaatcctaataaatgcaatcctaataaaaggtgggtctcaccttttattgggatcacTTTATTATGGATATCTCATGcaaccatttcaaagccaatttcatcaaataaactttggatttctctgagaactatatgctctttcatatttcaaaagagatttctcattatctcaaaaaaaaaaatcatcatcaaaaaatgttggaaacctgaagtctcatctcaaccgaaactgtaccatctctttaagcCATAGATATAGATTTAAAACCAAAACGTTTGTACATTGTACCCAGCTAACAATTGGACGTTTTTGAACGTTCTTGAAACATTTCAAGTTTGTTATTTGAGCGTTTTGTCTAAACACTTTTCAGAACTTCCTTTTGTGGAAGGCTTTCGACGTATTCAAAACGTTTCAAACGGACGtaaaaaaagcatttttttaGAGTAAGAAATAACAGATAACAATCaaaaacctttcaatatttttaagGACCTGCTGATAACCTGTTTGAGTTACTGAGATACGTCAAAAAAActtttaagaatattcaaaacgttctgttAACGTTCTGaggacgtccagaaaacctttaaAACTCATTTAGAACGTTCAAAAAACATTTAATAATGTCTAAAAAAGTCTTGTGACTCTTTTCACACCGTTTAGAGAACCTGTAATATTCTTGTAGAACGTCCAGAAAAAGTCTGATGAACGTCTAATGTgtaaaaagtgttaaaaaataataataaaatacttCTTAAGAActtgcacacaaaaaaaccgTCTTAGAACTTTTCAGGAATGTCTACAATTTCCTATATAAGAAAGCTCAAAGAACTTTCAAAAGGTGCCAAAGGGACCAAGTGCTAAGACCATAAATCATGcacaaaaaagggggggggggggcagcccctcccccctcccctcctcccccctcccccttactTTTGTTCTCTTGATTATCCGTGGTATCAgttttctttattcaaattaaaggtccagtttacctttgggagcagtgatttcaaaaatgttcaagatatcacatttgatgcatatgtgtaggtctgctgtatcataaaacatcctaccatatgaaatatttgcaatgaaacctaaaatattcggagatatcagggtttttcttcataaaccgtaactgtatacggtttagtctggaaacatctttattataactattgttcacattttgtgtattaaacaacacttaacatcgattatacggattcaaattttgacagtggtcgtttctatccctaactcacattttagaactattttaaagcactaatgctgggtttttgtttcatatgcaaatggtaaattatgcctttaatgtcgACCCTCACCAGGGCCGTGACAAGCATGTTTATAAATAACTGGTGATCTAGTACAATCGTGTTACCAGTCCGATCAATTACGGAGTACCGGCACGCGAGCTATTGGATGGGCGGGGGAGTTCAGTTGCGTTAACGTTGAAATGTCGAAACGTTTTACGGCATTCAACACGTAGGTCTTTGCGATAATAGTtataacctaaccctaaccttccTGTCTTTCCACCAGTGTGCGTCGACAGGTTAAAGGAATGGTGTAGTtatggttgaggtggggattccgATTCATTgacttttgtgagataattataGAAATCACtttaatgaaatgttaaagagcatataattcttaaagaattcaaagtttatttgatgaaaatcggcttgatagaaaacggctgagatatccaaaatccACCTTTTTATTcttcgatatctcagccatttcacaaccaattttcatcaatgttattaaactttgaattccttttagaattttATCCTCTTACATATTTccaaagaggtttctcattatctcccaAAAatagttggaaacctgaaacgccctatctcaaccaaaactatataatatatagtttTGAGTAAGATTGGGTTTTTTAGGTTTCAGGTTATCAGGATattatcatccctttaagtacACATGGAGTGTCAGGTTTTATCCCGAGTAGATTTTTAACCTTTATTGGCCACGCTCCAACTTGCGCGTAGTCATTCTTCGCGAGGGACAGAAAGAAGCCACGTCCGCGAGCCAAAGGCACGAGCAATAGAAGAAACTATTTCACCGTGGAGTAAAACTGTTGTTTCTGGAGTCCTTACTAAATGAAGCTTGATGGACTATACATGTCTGTGAGATTGTTTCAGTATATCCAACATGGCAGTTAGTAAACTGTACGTGCAGTTGGCCGCATGCTCTACAGCGCTGCTTGTAGCGGCCTTGTTTGCATTGCGTAACGCGTGTGGATCCGCGGCCGGCTCGTGTTGGAAATGCATCGGCTGGGGTAAGGAGAGATACTCGATCGCAACTGTTACATTCAAAGTTGAACGTTCATAAGCATGGCAATAAGGGCTTATGAGCTACTTCAAATCATCACCATGGTCACGCATAACATACAAAGCGTAACCACTGTCAATCCCGTTAAGTCATTGTTTCTGAAATGTTTGTTTCGAAATGCATACAGCGAACCTACTTATTGTTCAATATAAATGTGTTGAATGCATGCTAATGGAATATGTGACTGATTCATTTTTTTGGGGTGCATGTTCTTAGAATTACCATCGGTGtaaaattttgagaaaacaaacaaacaaacaaacaaacaaacaaaccacagaTTGTTTAAATTTGTTACATTGatgtaattcattttttatttgatttgatttgagaagcaaaataaatatGAACGAACGAAACAACGTGAttcagtgcccccccccccccccccgagatgcCCGACATACAATTTTGGTCCTGTGAAATCCCATTCCTACATAGATGACTTCTGCTGATATGACAATGATCTTCACATCACAATTTCCTAGGGTTTGTTTTGATGAAAGTATTCATATACTTAAAttgatatttctgtattttacTGTAatcaataaaagaaacaaaaatcccTCTTTTCTTTCATCGATGTCTGTCAAAGTAAAATCATCTGGCAAATCCCAATTTGTGCACCTTACATACTCAACCCTGAAACGTTTCTCACGTAGGAATGACCGATTGCGGTTCTGAGGTGTTATTCTACTCTAGATGCCCTTTGTTATTGTATAGCAGTTGACTTCATGGTCGAAGGTATTACGAACTTGAGACAAAGGATTGTGATAATGGAGAGCGTTTATTaactacataaaaaaaaaaggaaaatgaacaaaagccTACATATTTTGATCAAATCATTCggctttttgcattttgtagaCCTTGTCATATCGTCAAAAGTTCATGGGACTTGATGTCACGGGATCTAGgacctatatatacatatacacataattatcatcactGTTGAGAAATTACCTCGTAGCATTATAGTTTTAACTACAACGTGAAGCAGTCGATATTTTGTAAACACTTAGCCTCACCTAAGTCCAGTCCAAAGAGACTTTAGAAGAGACCAAAGAGATCGTAGAAAATCCTCCGACATTCCGTCATATTCGACTTGGACAATAGCATTAAAATGTGTTTATATCCACGCAGGGTACAATTTTCCTTCGACTTAGCCATTTTCACCTTGTATCCAGccgacttaagcaaggttgacaaCCGATACACATTCTAATGAACGTTTAAGGGTTACTATTGGTATCAACATGAGCTTTTGAAAATATTGCTATACCTCGTCCTGCCGTTGTTCCATCAAATTTTCCTTATTTGACTCTGTTTCAGAGCCAATAACAGTTGCCATcaatattttctgttttctcagGAATGCTGGGCCTTGGGTTGCTCGGGCTGTCCCTAGTGTATCTATGGATCCTTAGTCAGCGGCCATCCAGGCGGCATACCTTTAAAACTGTGAGCCAGTTTGGATTGATAGTCCTGGTCATTAAATGCCTTCACAATCTGAGGAGCTACCCAATTGCCAAAGCTTCCTGGCAAAAGCCTAGAGAGCATCAAGAGCGTTTGTTGATCGACATCATCAAGAAGAATGGCAACACCGAGTACGGGAGGCGATTTGGTCTGCAGGGGGTGAAGTCACTGGATGACTTACGCAGACGGCATCCGTTGACAACTTATGAGCACTATCGAGGGTACGTGGAAAGGATGATGAACGGGGAAACCAACATTCTCACCGCAAAAACGCCCGCTAGCTTCGTTCGAACAACCGGAACCACTGGACGGTCGAAGCACATCCCACTCACCTCTAAGATTGATTTGTTTGGAAGGATTGGGACAACGTTAAATCTGACACTAATGGAGAATTATCCAGATGTAAGTCTGCTGCAAAAACAGTTGAACTTCTACGTGTCACCCCGGGTATTCAGGGCCAAGAGTGGTGCTCTTATCGAACCAATAGGACGGTTTCCGGATGAGTATAAAACTCTTCTATTGGGCTACACTTCTCCACCGGAAGGATTCCAGCTCGAAACGATCTTTGAGGCCAATTACATTCACCTCCTCTTTGGGCTGCTCGACAGTGATGCTGGCATGATTTACGTGACTTTTATGCACTTCTTACGGAGCGCCCTCCGACAGTTGAGTCGGTGTTGGCCGGACATCGTCCACGACATTGAACACGGGACTATCAAGAGCTCCCTCGATCTTCCTCCGCATATCCGTGCCTCGTTGACGGCAGCTTTGGGAGGTGGTGATCCCGGGAGGGCCGCTGAATTACGCCGAGAGTTTGAGAAAGGGTTCTCAGGTCTGATGAAAAGAGTTTGGCCCCGCTTGAGAGTCATCAACTCCATTGACCACACGGGAATCTGGCCACAAATAGAAGGAACATGGGCCAAAGGTTTGTCCCATACTGTTACTTTTTAGGGGGTGATGCAAGAAAGTtgagttgcaatcaattgcaaatatcttCTGCAAACTTTGCAATGGATAGatctattgcaacttgcaaCCAATCGTAAGTTGCATGCAACTTGCAACCAATCGTAAGTTGCAGTCAATTAGCAATCAACTGCGAAGTTGCAATTGTTTTACAGTCAATTGCACCTTTCTAGCAACAGAATCGATTGCAACTTGCAATAATAATTGCAGGATTTGCCATGGACTTTCGGAAGTTGCAATTAATTTCAACTTTCATGCAACAACCCCTTAGCCCGTCTGTTAACTTATTCCCCATTCTCCATTCGCACCCTTTCAACCATAATTCTTATAGGTTTACCTGGAGACAAAGTCGTGATCGCTTTATCACATTCTCGGGtaatattgttttttaaatcacGTTTGACACATTGTTTGAGTATATGCTGTCGATTAGCTCTAATTGTTCGATGCGAGCAAAAGTTACATAAAGACATACAAGAAATATTCAATAAAATGCCCTTCCAAATGTTCCGTCCAGGGACGgaatataaaagaaagtaatTGACATCCATTGACGCTATCTTGTACAATGTTCTCTTTTGTAGGATCCACTCCTTAGAATTACATGTCCCTCGTATCAGGAGtcaaaaaatatacatgaagTTTGCAAAGTTGTAGAATTAGACATGAACTGAGCGGAAGGAAATCTGGACGTCCGTGTGCTTTCATTGAGTGCAGCTGACCTTCctgtttcctttttcttccttttatctGCGATTTTTGAGTGTACGTAGAGATATAGTTTTCTTCCCATTTGAGTtgtaatattaatattaattttatgatagtgtatgtatatgatacatgtatataaatatattgctTGATTCACTGACAGTTTTATATCTTGATCtttgtaattcattttttatCCATATGTTCCTGATACTTTTATGACGTATAAATCATTGTAAAACAGCACGGGCCTTTGGATAGTAGTTTTGTACAATTGAATAGGCCAGTTCTAGCTGCAAGCTAAACTAAAGAAAAGGCAATGAGGAAAGGATGATTATGACCTTTCCTTGTCTCGTTTGCAGGAGTGGATCATCTTCCGTTAATGTTTGCTTCGTCGGAAGCTTTCATCTGCCCCTACCTGGGTCTAAAGTCCATGGACGTACATGGCCATTTGCCGCTACCCTCAATTGTTGTTACAGAATTCATCAAAGATGAGGACTCGTGAGTTCAACATCAATGGCGGATCCAGAGAGGGGCGCGCCGggtgccccctttaatttttctgaaaataaaagaaataaaaagaaaatatggagtcaaaaggggcctgagctttcgatcctatagcagaatcttcgtcagaggcaaatgacctctgacgaagattctgcctctgacgaagattctgctaggatgaAAAGCTAAGGCCCCTTTTGaatccattttactccattgccTAGCCTTTATTGGATAAGTATTTTTcagtagctttttttttttttttttttttttgctacagaaagaaaatgaacgGGTGCGCGTGCACCTCCCCTTTTAATAAtttgaaacccggaagtagcatcagaaatatatatatatatatatatatatatatatatttttttttttttttcaggtctgAGACAGATATATCTAGAAACTTGGCAAGCTTTTGGGGACTTTAGAAActaaatcataaaacaaaatgtgctCAATGTGAAAAACTTTGTTAGTCGTAAATGAGGGGTTTGAAACAGTCATAAGAAGGAAATAaatgttttgtacttttgtgtACCAGGCTCCTATACATATTGTATCTATTCCCTCTGAGTTATAGGCATCATGATTTTGTATAGTTACACAAATTTGTTTGCAATGGTAGATAAAGCACAGTCTGATTTGTCTCGAcatttttatattgtatttgatatttgtcaGGGATCAGAGTCAACCTAAAACATATTTCATGGATGAAGTAGAAGTCGGACAGTGCTACGAAGTCGCTCTAACCCACGAATGGTTTGGATTCTACCGTTATCGAATGGGTGACATCTTTCGAGTTGTCGGTTTCCATGAGAATTGCCCAATCTTACAGTTCCAATACAGGTTTGTGGATCCAGCCTCATTTTCCTTTTATTCAAACTGCGCCTCTATAGGAATGTTAGAACTCTGCTCTGTTTCAAGTAAATGATATTAACATAGAGGacaaaatcaatcaatccaaatataaaCTCCCTCAGAATGGGAATATGTATTTCTTGAAGAGTTCCAGTTATACTGATTATCATCAGGATATATATTTCGGGTGATATAATTATTAGGAATGTATAGGGTAAGGTGGTGAGCTCGTGAAAAGCCTTGAAAACATCGACTTGGTTTGCATGCTATCTATTCATGGCCAAAATATCAGAGAAGAATGGTTACCATTTCATCTCGAGAAAGATTATTACGGATGACTTAATGatgaattgattgattaaataattcaaatcaaatttgtggtTTTAACAACTGATAAGTTGTTAAATAAGTGGGCGTATTTTCGTTGCACAGTGATTAATTCGTGCAATTTTATAAATGTAGTACACGAATAAGTGAATGACTAGAAGTGATGGTTATCTTCACTAATGTTTATGGatccatttcacattttttagaagtgagtttcattttttatttttttttttaacctaattGCCTATAGGACCCAAGGAGTGGCATGGGTACAGGTATTTCCGAATCTCATCGGGATCGTGTCAATTCTCAGTTGCCATACATATGAACCCTCTCCCATTCATCTGTAATGTTTGCCTAACCATAGAACAGGCCTGGTTCTCAACCTGTGCTACGAGAAGCTGAACACACACGTGGTCGATGAGGCGATTAAGGCAGCAGTGGCCCGCTGGCCTGGCGTCAGTCTTACGGAGTATACCGTAGCCGAGAGTCCACTTGTTCCCGAAGATTCTCCAGGTGACAGTGTGTTTTAATAGCGTACCATAAAAATTATTTTGAACTATCGTATTATCATTAATTTGCATCAAAATGACATGTAGGACGCCCGATAAGATGAAAAACAGTTCAGCAATGGTCACACACATTCTCTGGtgttttgtaatattgtaaTCAATATCATTTGCAGATTTGTCCCCGCCATAAATCACATGCTGACATGCCATTTATTTTGTCAGTCACCATGTATTAACCTTGTATTAGAACTCCAAGACTGTACCATGTATTAACCTTGTATTAGAACTAAAAGAACtccaagactcccgtggataacccaaTCACTTTTAAGATCgattaatagaaaaaataatttgttttataaatacaggAGTAACCCTACGGataaaaatagacaaaaatatgtgacttaTAAAAACACGCTTACTAATTTATTGCgtttacaaaagagaaaattttatgtcaaccagataatgaaatataaaaatgatatcaagaatacttggaaaacaataaaagatgttatgaaTACATCTAATGATGTATCTAGTATTTCAGAAGTACGATGGGGTAATACCTCAAGCAATGTACCTGCTGGTATggccgaaatttttaatgatttttttgcatcgattgggaaaaatttatcacaaagtaTCCCTTCATCTAATAAAGAGTTTTATGATTTTCTAGATATACCTAAtcctaaaactatatttttggaccctacgtataatgaagaagacattgatattattcataatttgaaagaagggaaaagcccaggttgtgatggaatcgataattatttgttgaaaaatataattcttcaaataatagaTCCTTTAATATATATTATTAATTTATCACTTAGTACTTGGCTTGTACCAAGTCAAATGAAGACTGCCAaagttatacctatatataagaaaggggagaaaaatgatgtcaataattacagaccaatatcgttattaacttcaatttctaaaattttggaaagaatagtatatatccgaactgtaaaatttttcaatatgagtaatatatttacgaattttcaatttggattcagagaaAATCACGATACCACCCACGCTGTACTTacctttgtggaaaagattacacatgcacttgatacattttcgcatacaataggcatcttcctggacttttcaaaggcttttgatacgattaatCACGGTATACTTCTTTCTAagttatcccattatggtattcgcggaaaagccttgcaatggtttacgagttatttatctgacagatttcaatatgtacatgtcaacagttttgattcttctatgaagaaaatagaatgtggtgttccgcaaggaagtttgttaggcccactgttatttatagtttacattaatgatttttatagatcttcagataaactctctttcatattattcgcggatgattccaatcttttttattcccaccctgACCCTAATACTTTGATTAGTAcagtgaatgatgaattgaagaatgtctcacaatggatatatgcaaataaattgtcactgaatattgagaagacaaagtatatgtttttcagtaattctttagatagattaccaggtaatgttatatttgacactactcctctagaagaggtttcgtctattaaattcttaggtgtttgtgttgataataagttatcatggaagtgtcacataaacaatatttgtaaagtaattgcacgtaacataggcataatgaatagattgaaatattatcttccttcttcggctttgattacgct includes these proteins:
- the LOC140231047 gene encoding uncharacterized protein; protein product: MAVSKLYVQLAACSTALLVAALFALRNACGSAAGSCWKCIGWGMLGLGLLGLSLVYLWILSQRPSRRHTFKTVSQFGLIVLVIKCLHNLRSYPIAKASWQKPREHQERLLIDIIKKNGNTEYGRRFGLQGVKSLDDLRRRHPLTTYEHYRGYVERMMNGETNILTAKTPASFVRTTGTTGRSKHIPLTSKIDLFGRIGTTLNLTLMENYPDVSLLQKQLNFYVSPRVFRAKSGALIEPIGRFPDEYKTLLLGYTSPPEGFQLETIFEANYIHLLFGLLDSDAGMIYVTFMHFLRSALRQLSRCWPDIVHDIEHGTIKSSLDLPPHIRASLTAALGGGDPGRAAELRREFEKGFSGLMKRVWPRLRVINSIDHTGIWPQIEGTWAKGVDHLPLMFASSEAFICPYLGLKSMDVHGHLPLPSIVVTEFIKDEDSDQSQPKTYFMDEVEVGQCYEVALTHEWFGFYRYRMGDIFRVVGFHENCPILQFQYRTGLVLNLCYEKLNTHVVDEAIKAAVARWPGVSLTEYTVAESPLVPEDSPGDNLPYYYVFLELAPSQKSLTDEEKKAVDDELRLRNGDYDRLRREGSISHPRVYSVRSGGFEALRDHILQNTNATPSQYKIPQKLRSYSFFKIMVAQSLP